In the Candidatus Bathyarchaeia archaeon genome, TTTATCAAGAGCTTGGAGTCCACACAGGTAAGTGTTGTCGGGGGTTTTCTGAACATGCAGTTTACAGAGCGGAATCTTGAATAAGTCGTAAACTTGCTGGCTTATGCGTTGGGTCTGCTGGTCCTGGTCGGGGCATTTGCCAAAAAAGCTTTTGATAGTTACGATTTGACCTTTAAGAGGTTGAGCGCAGACTGCGAACTTGTAGTTCATGCCCAAGCTTTTCACAGCTCGGTAAAGAGCGCTTTTGTTGTTAGCAGTTTTGTAGCCTTCGTGGATGAAGGGGTTGACCGCGAAGAGCACCAGCGGGAAGCCAAGTTCAGCGGCGATTTTTGTAACCAAATCCGTCACGATGAAGGGTAGCGTTGGAATCCCTGCTTTTGAGGCTCTTAGAAGCAGCAGCGGAGTGCGGTTTGAATCAAGAATGTTTTCACAAGATGGAATCACTCTGTTTCCTAAAACTTCAGCGTGAAGCGAAACATAGTATCCTGTTTTTAGGTAGCGGTAGTCGTTGTTTAAGTTAAGGACTGGTTCTTTTGTATCTGCACTTAGAAATATCGCGGGCTTCATTATTTGCGAATCCGCTGTTAGGTCGATGTTAGAGACGACCAACACTCATGTGACACCAGATAATCAAGTGGTCGATACTCGCAAGGTATATTTAAAATTAACTGTGCACTTTGATGCAGCCAACATCACAACCTCTTCCAATGCTCTGATGAAACCCACATCGCGATTAAACTCGCAACCCTAACCAACCCGTTTTGATTTACTCTTTATATACCTGACAATTAGTGTCTAATATCAAAGAGGAACTGCCACGTACAAAACGCTCGAAGTCATGGGGCCCGAACATGAATTCTCCATAGTAAACGGCGACCTCAAAGCCTTACCCATAACGGACCAAATTATCAAACGCTACTGCGGTAAACTCCTCAACTTTGTTGAGTTGCCTAACTTCACGTTTGGCAAAGAAATGCAGCTGCACGTTATGGAGCTGAAAGCAAACAAGCCTTTTCCATCGTCCCAGCTTTTTGAAGAAACCATGCAAACCGCCGTAACCACCCTTTCTGGTTTTCTGGAAAAACAGTTCAGTGCGCATCTTCTTGGCACGGGTATGCATCCCTTACTGAACCTTGACGGAACTGGCATATGGCCTCATAGGCACCGAAAAATCTACGAGGCATACGGCAAAGTCTTTAACCTGAAACAGCATGGCTGGCTTAACATCCAAAGTTTCCACCTCAACTTACCCTACCAGAAACAACCCGATGGCGTTCTTTTGCATAACTTGCTCGCAAACATGTGTCCGTATTTACCGGCGGTTTCGGCGTCTTCCCCCATCTACGAGGGGGTTTTACGGGAGAAGGTAGACAACCGGTTGACGTTTTACAAAGCAAACCAGCATGAGGTCGCGGCGGTTTCTGGAGATGTGGTTCCCGAGTACGTTTCATCGTTTAACATGTACCGCACCGACGTGATTGGTCGTTACTCGCGGGATTTAGCTAACGCGGGCGCCCCTGCAACGTTGCTGTATAAGGAGTGGGTTAACTCGCGGGGTGTGATTTTCCGTTTTGACCGCTGCGCCCTTGAAGTGCGGGTGATGGATGAGCAGGAATGCATAAAATCTGATGTTGCTCTAAGCTGCTTTGTCCGCGCTGCCCTGCGGGGAATGCTTTTGGAGTCACCCCAGTTTTTGCCCCATGACCTTCTGGTTGAGGACTTTAACTTGGTTCTTGCTGAGGGTTTGAATGCTCAGGTTCGGCATCCACGGGGTCCAACTGCCCGTAGTGTCTGTCAACACCTGTACACTGTTGCATGGGCTAATGCAACTGCTGAAGAGAAAACCTATCTGCCCCTTGTCAAAAAACGTATTGAGCAGGGTAACTTATCAGATGTCATCAGAAAAGATGTGTTGAAACGTGCTCAACACACGGATTTCATGGACGCAATAATAACCGTATATTCAAAGCTTATAAGATGCCTTGCAACTAACCAACCCTACTTCTAACCTCAGGAGAAAAAACAATGTCGGAAGACCAAAACGGGAAAACCTATTCTTTCGATGTATGCTCTCAGTGCAGCATGATTTGCTGCCAAGACGCTAATCCCCCCCTAACTTCTAACCGCAGAAAAATCTTGACTGAATACGTAAAAGCACAAAATCTTTCAGTCACCGAACTCTTTGCGGGAACAGACTATTCTCATCCCGCAACTGATTCGGATGGTGTCTGCGTGTTTTACAACAAGAAAACTCGAAGGTGCATGGTGCATCCGGTTAAGCCTGAAACCTGTCGCGCGGGCCCTATAACTTTTGACATAAACCTGCAAACACGCAAAGTTGAATTTTACCTGAAGGAGGGTAAAATTTGTGCT is a window encoding:
- a CDS encoding RimK-like ATPgrasp N-terminal domain-containing protein; translated protein: MVVSNIDLTADSQIMKPAIFLSADTKEPVLNLNNDYRYLKTGYYVSLHAEVLGNRVIPSCENILDSNRTPLLLLRASKAGIPTLPFIVTDLVTKIAAELGFPLVLFAVNPFIHEGYKTANNKSALYRAVKSLGMNYKFAVCAQPLKGQIVTIKSFFGKCPDQDQQTQRISQQVYDLFKIPLCKLHVQKTPDNTYLCGLQALDKEELSKQDIERISKEVSLLLEQGEPFGV
- a CDS encoding glutamate-cysteine ligase family protein — encoded protein: MGPEHEFSIVNGDLKALPITDQIIKRYCGKLLNFVELPNFTFGKEMQLHVMELKANKPFPSSQLFEETMQTAVTTLSGFLEKQFSAHLLGTGMHPLLNLDGTGIWPHRHRKIYEAYGKVFNLKQHGWLNIQSFHLNLPYQKQPDGVLLHNLLANMCPYLPAVSASSPIYEGVLREKVDNRLTFYKANQHEVAAVSGDVVPEYVSSFNMYRTDVIGRYSRDLANAGAPATLLYKEWVNSRGVIFRFDRCALEVRVMDEQECIKSDVALSCFVRAALRGMLLESPQFLPHDLLVEDFNLVLAEGLNAQVRHPRGPTARSVCQHLYTVAWANATAEEKTYLPLVKKRIEQGNLSDVIRKDVLKRAQHTDFMDAIITVYSKLIRCLATNQPYF
- a CDS encoding YkgJ family cysteine cluster protein, translating into MSEDQNGKTYSFDVCSQCSMICCQDANPPLTSNRRKILTEYVKAQNLSVTELFAGTDYSHPATDSDGVCVFYNKKTRRCMVHPVKPETCRAGPITFDINLQTRKVEFYLKEGKICAFAQFLFENEENLKQHLEGAKPEIMRLICELDVDELKAILMIPEPETFKVDENELPKEVAEKLGIEH